TCGAACGGGTGCCCGGTCTCGCCGCCGGCGCCGCCGACGCGCTCGCCGCGACGGGCGCGTCGAACGTGCACGTCGTCACGGGCGACGGCACGCTCGGCTCACCCGAGCACGCCCCGTACGACGCGATCGTCGCCGCCGCGGCCGGACCCGACGTGCCGCTCCCCTGGCTCGAGCAGCTCGCCGACGGCGGACGCATCGTGATGCCGCTCGAGCACGGCACCGGGGGCCAGCACCTCGTGCGGATCACGCGCTCCCCCGACGGCGAGCCGGAGATCGAACGGCTCGAGTCGGTGCGGTTCGTCCCGCTGGTGGGCGAGCACGGGTGGCACCGCGGCCGCGAGTGAGTGCACCGGGCACAACGTTCCGGCGCCGACGTTCGTCTCGTACAGTGACGGGCAGCGTGCCCGTGACCGGGCGGACGCGGCGGAGGTGACGATGGCGGGCGGATGGCAGGAGGCCGTCGAGGACCTCGTCGCGCGACGCGGGGCGGCGCTCACGCGCTTCGCGGTGCTGGTCTGCGGGGACGAGGAGGACGCGGCCGACATCGTGCAGGAGTCGCTCGCCCGCGCCTGGGCCAGGCCCGGCCGCGGCGTCGACCCGCAGCGCGTCGAGGCGTACGTGCGCCGCACCATCGCGAACGCGGTGATCGACGGGCAGCGGCGGGGCGGACGCTGGCGCCGCATCCGCCACCTCGTCGCCGAGCCGGTGGTGCACGAGTCCGACACGGATGCCTCGGACGAGCGCCTCGACCTGCTGCGACGCCTCGGCGACCTGGCGCCGCGGCAGCGCGCGTGCCTCGTGCTGCGGTACTACGAGGACCGCACGGTCGACGACATCGCCCGGGTGCTCGGCCTGCGACCGGGATCGGTGAAGCGCTACCTCTCCGACGGGCTGGATGCGCTGTTCGCCGCGCTGGACCCCGCCGCCGCGGCGGCGGGCGTGCGCCGCGCCGACCTGCGCACCGCGGCGCCGCTCGCGGGAGCCGGCGACGCGCACGGACGACGGGGGGCGGGTGCATGAGCCGGACGACGGGCGGCGGAGGCCGCGAGGACCAGCTGCGCGAGGCGCTGCGGCGGGGTGCCGCGGATGCCGGTGCGCCCGCCATCGATGCCGACGCGGTCGCGGCGCGGGGCGAGGGCATCCGCCGGGCCCGGCGGCGCGGCTGGGCCGCCGGGGCGGCGGGCGTGCTCGCCGTCTCGGCGCTCGGGGGCGTCGTGTGGGCGACCCTGCCGGGTTCCGGCGACGGCACGATCGCCGCGAGCGCGCCCGACGAGCGCGCCGAGGAGGAGTCGGCGGGCGGCGAGGACCTGCTCGCCGCGGACGAGTCCGGTGCGAGCGAGGCGGCGGTCGACGCGTGCGGCGCGGACGCCGTCGGACCTGCGCCGGACCTCGTCGTGTCCGGTGCGCTCTCGGACGCGCTCGACTCCGACGCGCCCGTCGTGGTGGGCGAGGTCGAGCTGCGCAACGACGCCGACGCCCTGCTCGCGGGCGAGGCGGAGCTGCGCGTGGAACTGCTCGGCGCCGACGGCGAGCTGATCGCGGCGGGCGTCGCGGACGCCGCACCGCTCGACCTCGACGCCGGCGGGACCGCCTCGTTCGACATCGAGACCGTGCCGGTGCGCTGCGGAGCCGAGGCGATCGCGGCCGCAACCGAGGTGCGCGTGCGCGTGCTCGTGCACCTCGCCGACGGGACCGCGGTGCTCGCCGCGACCGGCCCGGCCGAGCCGGTGCGCGTCGACTGACGCGCTCGCTCGATATGCTCCACTGAGCATGCGCCGCGCGGAGGCGCGGGGATTCGGGGGGAGGCGCGCATGACCGACGCGACTGCCAAGGGCACGCCGGCCTGGCTCGGCGCGGTCAACGACCGGGCCGGCCTGTCGGTGCTCCTCGAGCACGGCCCGCTCACCCGGCAGCGCATCTGCGAGCTGGTGGGCGTCTCGAAGCCCACGGCGTCGCTGATCATGCAGCGCCTCATCGCAGGCGGGTTCATCGAGGAGCGCGGCCGCGTCTCTCGCTCCGCAGGGCCGAGCGCCGTCGTGTACGCGGCGAGGCTCGATCGCAGCCTCGGCGTCGCCGTCGACCTCGACGCCCGCGAGCTGCGAGCGCGAGTGGTCGACGCCGCGGGCACCGAGCACCCGCTGGTTCGCCACGACCTCCCGGCCGACCCGGGGGCCCGGGATGCGGTCGGCGAGTTGCGGCACGCCATCGCGGCCGCGTGCGCGGCGGCGAGCGCCGACGCGGCGGCCGTGCGGACGGTGTGCATCGGCATCCCCGGGTACGTCGACCCGGGGCGCGATGGCGCACTGTTCAGCGAGACGCTGCCCGGCTGGCCGACGACCGGGCTCCACGCCGCGCTCGAGCGAGCGCTCGACCGCGAGGTGCTGATCGAGAACGACGTCGACCTCGCCGCGCTCGCGGAGCGCGCGCTGGGCGAGCGCTCGGACGCGTTCGCGCTCCTCTGGCTCGGCAACGGAGTCGGCGCCGCCTTCGACGCCGCCGGCGAGCTGCACCGCGGGAGCTTCGGCGGCGCGGGCGAGATCGGCTTCCTGCCCGCGCCCGCGACGGCAGTGGGGATCGACCCGGACGCGCGGACCGTGCAGGACCTCGTGGGCGCCGGTGCGGTGGCGCGCCTCGCGCGCGCACACGGCCTCGAACCGGACGGCGACGCCCTCGCGGGCCTGGCGGACTCCCCCGCCCGGGACGCCGTCCTCCGCGAACTCGCGGAGCGCGTCGCGCTGGCGGCGCTGCCGGTCCTCGCGGTGCTCGACCCGGCTGCGCTCGTGCTGGGCGGGCCCACGGCGGCGGCCGGCGGCGCAGACCTGGCGGCGGCCGTGCAGGAGCGCATCCGCGCAACGAGCCGCTGGTACCCGGAGGTCGTCGCGAGCGCGGTCGTCGAGGCGCCCGTGCTCGCCGGCGCATCGGTGCTCGCCGGACGTCGCGTGCGCCGCGCGCTGCTCGACGAGGTCGCCGAGGTCGGCGAGGGCTGAGCGCGGTGGACGGCCGTGATCGGCCGTGCCTAGACTCGCCTCAGACGAATCCGGGAAGGTGGCGACGATGTCGCGAGTACGAGCGCGTGCGGTGTCCGCACCGGTGCGGACGCGGTAGGCGCGCGTGCCGGCGACCTTCCTGGTGGTGCCCCTCTGGCAGGGCTCCGTGAGCGCGCGTGCCCTGCAACTGGTCGACGGTGCGGAGGCGATCCGCGGCGACCTCCCCGCATCGGCGACGCACTGGGTCGACGTGCCGACCGGCGCGGGCGATGCGCTCGGCAGCGGGGTGAAGCGACTCACGTCGCTCGTGCACGTGCGAGAGCGGGTCGAGGAGGCCCTCCGCGAGGCCACCGGGCCCGCGATCGTCGTGGGCGGCGACTGCGGCAGCAGCATCGGGGCGATCGGGCACGCGGCGGCGACGCACGGCGACCGACTCGGGGTGCTCTGGCTCGACGCGCACGCCGACCTGCACACGCCCGAGACCTCGCCGTCCGGGGCGTTCGGCGGGATGACGCTGCGCGCCGTGCTCGGTGAGGGCGCCGACGGCCTCGCGCTCGCACCCGACGTCGCCGTGGCGGCCGAGCGCGTCGTGCTCGGCGGCGCACGCGACCTGGACGACGCGGAGGTCGTCGCACTCGAGGAGTCCGGCATCACGGCGGTCGGGGTCGCGGGCCTCTCACGCCCCGACGACGTGATCGACGCGTTCGCCAGGGCGGACGTCGAGCGCCTCTACGTGCATGTCGACCTCGACGTGCTCGACCCGGCGTCGTTCGGAGGCGTCGCCGATGCGGTGCCGTTCGGCGCGTCGCCCGCCGAGGTGGCGGCCCTGCTCCGGGCGGTCCTGGCCCGCTTCCCG
This portion of the Agromyces rhizosphaerae genome encodes:
- a CDS encoding protein-L-isoaspartate(D-aspartate) O-methyltransferase — protein: MIAWHLEPRGIRDPAVLAAMRAVPREAFLPARLRDEAYADHPLPIGDGQTISQPYVVALTAQAARIRPGDRVLDVGTGSGYAAAVLGRLAGEVWSIERVPGLAAGAADALAATGASNVHVVTGDGTLGSPEHAPYDAIVAAAAGPDVPLPWLEQLADGGRIVMPLEHGTGGQHLVRITRSPDGEPEIERLESVRFVPLVGEHGWHRGRE
- a CDS encoding RNA polymerase sigma factor, whose amino-acid sequence is MAGGWQEAVEDLVARRGAALTRFAVLVCGDEEDAADIVQESLARAWARPGRGVDPQRVEAYVRRTIANAVIDGQRRGGRWRRIRHLVAEPVVHESDTDASDERLDLLRRLGDLAPRQRACLVLRYYEDRTVDDIARVLGLRPGSVKRYLSDGLDALFAALDPAAAAAGVRRADLRTAAPLAGAGDAHGRRGAGA
- a CDS encoding ROK family transcriptional regulator — its product is MTDATAKGTPAWLGAVNDRAGLSVLLEHGPLTRQRICELVGVSKPTASLIMQRLIAGGFIEERGRVSRSAGPSAVVYAARLDRSLGVAVDLDARELRARVVDAAGTEHPLVRHDLPADPGARDAVGELRHAIAAACAAASADAAAVRTVCIGIPGYVDPGRDGALFSETLPGWPTTGLHAALERALDREVLIENDVDLAALAERALGERSDAFALLWLGNGVGAAFDAAGELHRGSFGGAGEIGFLPAPATAVGIDPDARTVQDLVGAGAVARLARAHGLEPDGDALAGLADSPARDAVLRELAERVALAALPVLAVLDPAALVLGGPTAAAGGADLAAAVQERIRATSRWYPEVVASAVVEAPVLAGASVLAGRRVRRALLDEVAEVGEG
- a CDS encoding arginase family protein; the protein is MPATFLVVPLWQGSVSARALQLVDGAEAIRGDLPASATHWVDVPTGAGDALGSGVKRLTSLVHVRERVEEALREATGPAIVVGGDCGSSIGAIGHAAATHGDRLGVLWLDAHADLHTPETSPSGAFGGMTLRAVLGEGADGLALAPDVAVAAERVVLGGARDLDDAEVVALEESGITAVGVAGLSRPDDVIDAFARADVERLYVHVDLDVLDPASFGGVADAVPFGASPAEVAALLRAVLARFPLAGATVAGFAPADPVSAGDDLPTILRLIGALAA